ATCAGGCCCGCCGCGTGGACGTCGTGGCCCTGCACGTCGCCTATGACCAGGGCGAAGCGTCCTTCCCCGGGCAGCGGGATCATGTCGTACCAGTCGCCGCCCACCTGGAGGCCGCCGCCGGTGGGGACGTAGCGGGCCGCCACGCTCATGCCCGGTATCTCGGGGCCCAGCTTGGGGAGCATGGAGCGTTGGAGGCCGTCGGTGAGCTCTCTGGCCGACTCGGCCGCCTCCGCGCGGGACAGTGCCTGGGCGAGCATCCGGGCGACCGTCGTGAGCACGGATCGCTCGTCCGGGGTGAAGGCGACCGGGTAGGCGAAGGCCGCCATCCACGCGCCCATCGTGCGGCCCGCGACCGTGAGGGGGAGGAAGGCCCAGGACTGGCGGCCGAAGTTGGCCGCGAGGGGCCAGGTGACCGGGTAGCGGTTGCGGTACTGCTCGGGGGTGGAGAGGTAGACCGCGCGGCCGGTGCGGACCACCTCGGCGGCGGGGTAGTCCGTCTCCAGGGCCATGTGGGAGAAGGGGCCCTCGTCGCCGGGCTGCTGGCCGTGGTGGCCGATGATCTTCAGGCGGTCGCCTTCGACGCCGAAGACCGCGAGGCCGTCCGGGGAGAAGCCCGGCATCGACAGGCCCGCGGCGACCCGGAGGACCTCCTCGGTGGAGCGGGCCTCGGCCAGGGCGCGGCCCGCGTCCAGCAGGAACGCCTCCCTGGAGCGCCGCCAGTCGCCGGTGATCGCGCTGCGGCCGGCCGGGGTGCCGGGCGAGGGCTCGGTGACCTCCTGCAGGGTGCCGATCAGGACGAAGGCGCGGCGCTCGGCGTCGTAGGAGGGATTCGAGCGGCTGCGGACGACCCGCACGACCCGGTTCTGCTCGTCCATGATCCGGATGCGGACCTCGGCGAGGGTGCCCTCGGCGACGGCGAGCTGGATGACGCCGGTGATCTCGTTCCAGTCGACGGCGTGCATACGCGCGCGTGCCTGGACCTCCGTGAGGGTGGTCGGCTCGGCGGGCAGCCCGAGCAGCCGTGCGGCCTCGGCGTCCACGGTGACCAGGCCCGTTGCGGTGTCCCAGTGCCACAGGCCGGTCGCGAGGGCGGCGAGGACGTCCCCCACGGCGGGCAGGGGCTCACCAGTGCGCATTGCCCCACTGTAGGGAGAGGTGATCGGGGGCTGCCACCGATGGCCTGGCCCACGGCCCCCCGAATAATGGTGGGGAGCCGATCTTGGGGCGGCCGGTACCCTTGGGAGGTCCGGGCACCATGGCCCGTTCCTTGTCGGGGAGTGACCCTCGGCACAGCCCAAGATGTAAGGACGATGAACGACGATGCATCGGTACAGGTCCCACACCTGCGGCGAGCTCCGCGCCTCTGACGTCGGTACCGACGTCCGGCTGAGCGGCTGGCTGCACAATCGGCGCGACCTGGGCGGCATCCTCTTCATCGATCTGCGCGACCACTACGGCATCACGCAGCTCGTCGCCCGTCCCGGCACCCCGGCCTACGAGGCCCTGGACAAGGTCTCCAAGGAGTCCACGGTCCGGGTGGACGGCAAGGTTGTTTCACGTGGAACCGACAACGTGAACCCCGACCTGCCCACCGGCGAGATCGAGGTCGAGGTCGGCGAGGTCGAGCTGCTCGGCGCGGCCGCCCCGCTGCCCTTCACGATCAACACCGAGGACGGGGTCAACGAGGAGCGGCGCCTGGAGTACCGCTTCCTGGACCTGCGCCGCGAGCGGATGCACAAGAACATCCTGCTGCGTACGTCGGTGATCAGCGCTATTCGGCACAAGATGACGGCTCTCGGGTTCAACGAGATGGCCACGCCGATCCTGTCCGCCACCTCTCCCGAGGGCGCGCGTGACTT
Above is a window of Streptomyces sp. NBC_00490 DNA encoding:
- a CDS encoding ATP-binding SpoIIE family protein phosphatase, yielding MRTGEPLPAVGDVLAALATGLWHWDTATGLVTVDAEAARLLGLPAEPTTLTEVQARARMHAVDWNEITGVIQLAVAEGTLAEVRIRIMDEQNRVVRVVRSRSNPSYDAERRAFVLIGTLQEVTEPSPGTPAGRSAITGDWRRSREAFLLDAGRALAEARSTEEVLRVAAGLSMPGFSPDGLAVFGVEGDRLKIIGHHGQQPGDEGPFSHMALETDYPAAEVVRTGRAVYLSTPEQYRNRYPVTWPLAANFGRQSWAFLPLTVAGRTMGAWMAAFAYPVAFTPDERSVLTTVARMLAQALSRAEAAESARELTDGLQRSMLPKLGPEIPGMSVAARYVPTGGGLQVGGDWYDMIPLPGEGRFALVIGDVQGHDVHAAGLMGQLRIALRAYASEGHRPDAVLSRASRFLHGMTYDSHDPADQRFATCLYVEVDPATGRLDIARAGHPDPAIRMADGTVLVRRTDGGLPLGIDPDADYPTTRLTLEPGETMMVCTDGLIETGGHDLESGWQRVRSILEEHKGDLEELADALVQAVHGPSSHHTTGPLADRREDDIAVLLLCREGEGCGCGDTVVATPQVRRTMLSVAQAEPERVAVARQQLRELLHDWPSEDQVDSAVLLLSEMLTNVLVHTDADALLLAEVRGEQGARRMHVKVTDTSDALPHVRRPGELASSGRGLVLIELLADTWGVDPQGEGKSIWFELYESASAETTD